A window from Clupea harengus chromosome 14, Ch_v2.0.2, whole genome shotgun sequence encodes these proteins:
- the ppp1r13ba gene encoding protein phosphatase 1, regulatory subunit 13Ba isoform X12 codes for MEWNHVEAVQEFTAEGQCSKIKVRSCRITWDSHQVGNSRVELTLSELQEMASRQQQQIEAQQQMLVAKLSTVRSEEQRLRYLKHQDGRPGQSVPEAEKLQRLKERVDSQEAKLKKVRAMRGQVDYSKIINGNLSAEIEHVSSLFQEKQVELQSAVLKVDQLTQQLDDLRRGRLNGLQPLGGPISGAAALELRKLYQELQIRNKLNQDQSSKLQQQKDLLNKRNMEVSMMDKRIGDLRERLYKKKAEARLPQPPSLNRMNGPPSPQPAAGSSGRVAAVCPYIQVPMPGRQEGGYAFPPDPLKPQSLSMTATVNHARSKSAEEEGFGGVRKPLGPWKVSDLDLIADPSLVPPAPEEAEGPGAPTDPAGAPTDPAGADCDSTNDASWPALTKSMPPLVPPDKMAVGMQGDKNLDSNRLVGAVTALSKQPHSTYGTYPSAGHHPTICSTSSLPRSAPATLAWQRSPPTSRSASQQIQQRISVPPSPSSQVVSPMFPGERPDPPLAAAVRPFVTDRGARPQSPRKGPATMNSSSIYHMYLQPAAKGYPSSSRPAVRAVYGKPVLPSSSTSPSPIPFQHQSSRDEPDAEGSPLPPPSVENIPRPLSPTKLTPVAHSPMRYQSDADLEVLRRKLVNAPRPLKKRSSITEPEGPAGPNIQKLLYQRFNTLAGGMEGSAVGTPFYQPDSPLSYMGPPMILSEDDSTNGNAPVPDSLAMMPPAVEVPTHDAPLPPPSRSPPSSDANENRLAHPSINTIPSAQIADAQPSPQMSRLALDTTEDNSNNNHRHQPGPTNAHSSPVPEACTPPAVPEVQPQPSTPPSPSAKRTNLKKPGSERTGHGLRVKFNPLALLLDASLEGEFDLVQRIIYEVRNPSTPNDEGITPLHNAVCAGHHHIVKFLLDFGVNVNAADSDGWTPLHCAASCNSVHLCKLLVESGAAIFATTISDVETAADKCEEMEEGYIQCSQFLYGVQEKLGVMNKGSVYALWDYEAQSGDELCFHEGDALTVLRRRDDSETEWWWARLNDKEGYVPRNLLGLYPRIKPRQRSLA; via the exons ATGGAATGGAATCATGTCGAGGCTGTGCAGGAATTCACAGCTGAAGGACAATGCAGCAAAATTAAAGTCCGGTCATGCAGAATCACCTGGGATTCGCACCAG GTGGGGAACTCTCGAGTGGAGCTCACCCTGTCGGAGCTGCAAGAGATGGCTTCacgtcagcagcagcagatcgAGGCCCAGCAACAGATGCTCGTCGCCAAA CTTTCCACTGTGCGTtctgag gagCAGCGTCTGCGTTATCTGAAGCATCAGGACGGGAGGCCGGGCCAGTCTGTGCCTGAGGCGGAGAAGCTGCAGAGGCTGAAGGAACGCGTGGACAGCCAGGAGGCCAAGCTGAAGAAGGTCCGCGCCATGAGGGGCCAGGTGGACTACAGCAAGATCATCAATGGCAACCTGT CAGCGGAGATCGAGCACGTGAGCAGCCTGTTCCAGGAGAAGCAGGTTGAGCTGCAGTCGGCTGTGCTGAAGGTGGACCAGCTCACCCAGCAGCTGGACGACCTGCGGAGAGGTCGCCTCAACGGCCTGCAGCCGCTCGGAGGGCCCATCAGTGGGGCTGCCGCGCTGGAGCTCCGTAAACTCTACCAGGAGCTGCAG ATCCGTAACAAGCTGAATCAAGACCAGAGCAGcaagctgcagcagcagaaggacCTGCTCAACAAGCGCAACATGGAGGTGTCCATGATGGACAAGCGCATCGGCGACCTCCGCGAGCGCCTCTACAAGAAAAAAGCAGAGGCACGTCTCCCTCAGCCCCCCAGC CTTAACCGGATGAATGGACCCCCGTCCCCACAGCCCGCAGCGGGCAGCTCAGGTCGGGTGGCAGCTGTGTGCCCCTACATTCAGGTGCCCATGCCGGGCAGGCAGGAGGGGGGCTACGCATTTCCCCCCGATCCCCTCAAACCACAGTCGCTCTCCATGACCGCCACAGTCAATCACGCTCGCTCCAAATCCG cagaggaggaggggtttGGAGGCGTGCGAAAGCCCCTGGGCCCCTGGAAGGTGTCAGATTTAGACCTCATAGCGGACCCCTCGCTGGTACCGCCCGCTCCAGAGGAGGCAGAAGGGCCCGGGGCCCCCACAGACCCCGCAGGGGCCCCCACAGACCCCGCAGGGGCCGACTGTGATTCCA CTAATGATGCCAGCTGGCCAGCTCTCACCAAAAGCATGCCGCCACTCGTACCTCCAGACAAGATGGCCGTCGGAATGCAGGGTGACAAG AACCTGGACTCGAACAGGCTGGTGGGGGCAGTGACTGCTCTGTCAAAGCAGCCGCACTCGACCTACGGCACGTATCCCAGTGCGGGCCACCACCCCACCATCTGCTCCACCAGCTCCCTGCCCCGCTCTGCGCCCGCCACCCTGGCCTGGCAGCGTTCGCCCCCGACCTCCAGGTCGGCCTCCCAACAGATCCAGCAGCGGATCTCTGTGCCCCCCAGCCCCTCTTCCCAGGTGGTGTCCCCCATGTTCCCCGGGGAGAGGCCCGACCCCCCTCTGGCAGCCGCCGTGCGCCCCTTTGTAACAGACCGGGGCGCCCGGCCACAGTCGCCCCGCAAGGGCCCGGCCACCATGAACTCGAGCTCCATCTACCACATGTACCTGCAGCCGGCGGCTAAGGGctaccccagcagcagcagaccgGCAGTGAGGGCTG TCTATGGAAAGCCTGTCCTGCCCTCCAGCTCtacttccccctcccccattcccTTCCAGCACCAGAGCAGTCGAGATGAGCCAGATGCCGAGGGTTCCCCCCTACCTCCGCCCAGCGTGGAGAACATCCCTCGTCCCCTCAGCCCCACCAAGCTCACGCCCGTGGCCCACTCCCCAATGCGTTACCAGAGCGACGCCGACCTGGAGGTGCTCCGCAGGAAGCTGGTTAACGCTCCGCGCCCGCTGAAGAAGCGCAGCTCCATCACTGAGCCGGAGGGCCCCGCTGGCCCTAACATCCAGAAGCTTCTGTACCAGCGGTTCAATACGTTAGCCGGGGGCATGGAGGGAAGTGCGGTGGGCACTCCGTTCTACCAGCCAGACAGCCCGTTGAGCTACATGGGCCCGCCGATGATCCTGAGCGAGGACGACTCCACCAATGGGAACGCGCCAGTTCCCGACAGCCTGGCGATGATGCCACCTGCTGTCGAGGTGCCAACACATGACGCCCCTCTGCCTCCGCCGTCCAGGTCTCCTCCGTCTTCAGATGCCAACGAGAACAGGCTGGCGCATCCCAGCATCAACACGATACCCAGTGCTCAGATCGCTGATGCCCAGCCCTCCCCTCAGATGTCTAGACTGGCACTGGACACCACAGaggacaacagcaacaacaaccaccGCCACCAGCCAGGCCCCACAAATGCCCATAGTAGCCCAGTACCAGAGGCCTGCACCCCCCCTGCAGTGCCTGAAGTGCAGCCTCAACCCAGCACACCCCCAAGCCCATCG gcCAAACGGACCAATCTGAAGAAGCCGGGTTCCGAGCGAACGGGTCACGGGCTGAGGGTGAAGTTTAACCCACTGGCTCTGCTGCTGGATGCCTCCCTGGAGGGAGAGTTTGACCTGGTGCAGAGGATCATCTATGAG GTGCGTAATCCAAGCACACCCAACGATGAGGGCATCACTCCACTCCATAACGCCGTGTGCGCGGGGCACCATCACATCGTTAAGTTCCTGCTGGACTTCGGCGTAAACGTCAATGCAGCCGACAGTGATGGATG gACCCCTCTGCACTGCGCTGCCTCCTGTAACAGCGTCCATCTCTGCAAACTGCTGGTGGAATCGGGGGCGGCCATCTTTGCCACGACCATCAGCGATGTGGAGACGGCCGCAGACAagtgtgaggagatggaggagggatatATTCAGTGCTCCCAGTTCCTCTACG gTGTGCAAGAGAAGTTGGGGGTGATGAACAAGGGGTCTGTCTACGCTCTGTGGGATTACGAGGCGCAGTCGGGCGATGAGCTCTGCTTCCACGAGGGAGATGCCCTCACCGTGCTGCGTCGCCGCGACGACAGCGAGACGGAGTGGTGGTGGGCACGGCTGAACGATAAGGAGGGATACGTGCCACGCAACCTGCTAGGG TTGTATCCCAGGATCAAGCCCAGGCAGCGCTCTTTGGCATAG
- the ppp1r13ba gene encoding protein phosphatase 1, regulatory subunit 13Ba isoform X13, whose product MASRQQQQIEAQQQMLVAKLSTVRSEEQRLRYLKHQDGRPGQSVPEAEKLQRLKERVDSQEAKLKKVRAMRGQVDYSKIINGNLSAEIEHVSSLFQEKQVELQSAVLKVDQLTQQLDDLRRGRLNGLQPLGGPISGAAALELRKLYQELQIRNKLNQDQSSKLQQQKDLLNKRNMEVSMMDKRIGDLRERLYKKKAEARLPQPPSLNRMNGPPSPQPAAGSSGRVAAVCPYIQVPMPGRQEGGYAFPPDPLKPQSLSMTATVNHARSKSAEEEGFGGVRKPLGPWKVSDLDLIADPSLVPPAPEEAEGPGAPTDPAGAPTDPAGADCDSTNDASWPALTKSMPPLVPPDKMAVGMQGDKNLDSNRLVGAVTALSKQPHSTYGTYPSAGHHPTICSTSSLPRSAPATLAWQRSPPTSRSASQQIQQRISVPPSPSSQVVSPMFPGERPDPPLAAAVRPFVTDRGARPQSPRKGPATMNSSSIYHMYLQPAAKGYPSSSRPAVRAVYGKPVLPSSSTSPSPIPFQHQSSRDEPDAEGSPLPPPSVENIPRPLSPTKLTPVAHSPMRYQSDADLEVLRRKLVNAPRPLKKRSSITEPEGPAGPNIQKLLYQRFNTLAGGMEGSAVGTPFYQPDSPLSYMGPPMILSEDDSTNGNAPVPDSLAMMPPAVEVPTHDAPLPPPSRSPPSSDANENRLAHPSINTIPSAQIADAQPSPQMSRLALDTTEDNSNNNHRHQPGPTNAHSSPVPEACTPPAVPEVQPQPSTPPSPSAKRTNLKKPGSERTGHGLRVKFNPLALLLDASLEGEFDLVQRIIYEVRNPSTPNDEGITPLHNAVCAGHHHIVKFLLDFGVNVNAADSDGWTPLHCAASCNSVHLCKLLVESGAAIFATTISDVETAADKCEEMEEGYIQCSQFLYGVQEKLGVMNKGSVYALWDYEAQSGDELCFHEGDALTVLRRRDDSETEWWWARLNDKEGYVPRNLLGLYPRIKPRQRSLA is encoded by the exons ATGGCTTCacgtcagcagcagcagatcgAGGCCCAGCAACAGATGCTCGTCGCCAAA CTTTCCACTGTGCGTtctgag gagCAGCGTCTGCGTTATCTGAAGCATCAGGACGGGAGGCCGGGCCAGTCTGTGCCTGAGGCGGAGAAGCTGCAGAGGCTGAAGGAACGCGTGGACAGCCAGGAGGCCAAGCTGAAGAAGGTCCGCGCCATGAGGGGCCAGGTGGACTACAGCAAGATCATCAATGGCAACCTGT CAGCGGAGATCGAGCACGTGAGCAGCCTGTTCCAGGAGAAGCAGGTTGAGCTGCAGTCGGCTGTGCTGAAGGTGGACCAGCTCACCCAGCAGCTGGACGACCTGCGGAGAGGTCGCCTCAACGGCCTGCAGCCGCTCGGAGGGCCCATCAGTGGGGCTGCCGCGCTGGAGCTCCGTAAACTCTACCAGGAGCTGCAG ATCCGTAACAAGCTGAATCAAGACCAGAGCAGcaagctgcagcagcagaaggacCTGCTCAACAAGCGCAACATGGAGGTGTCCATGATGGACAAGCGCATCGGCGACCTCCGCGAGCGCCTCTACAAGAAAAAAGCAGAGGCACGTCTCCCTCAGCCCCCCAGC CTTAACCGGATGAATGGACCCCCGTCCCCACAGCCCGCAGCGGGCAGCTCAGGTCGGGTGGCAGCTGTGTGCCCCTACATTCAGGTGCCCATGCCGGGCAGGCAGGAGGGGGGCTACGCATTTCCCCCCGATCCCCTCAAACCACAGTCGCTCTCCATGACCGCCACAGTCAATCACGCTCGCTCCAAATCCG cagaggaggaggggtttGGAGGCGTGCGAAAGCCCCTGGGCCCCTGGAAGGTGTCAGATTTAGACCTCATAGCGGACCCCTCGCTGGTACCGCCCGCTCCAGAGGAGGCAGAAGGGCCCGGGGCCCCCACAGACCCCGCAGGGGCCCCCACAGACCCCGCAGGGGCCGACTGTGATTCCA CTAATGATGCCAGCTGGCCAGCTCTCACCAAAAGCATGCCGCCACTCGTACCTCCAGACAAGATGGCCGTCGGAATGCAGGGTGACAAG AACCTGGACTCGAACAGGCTGGTGGGGGCAGTGACTGCTCTGTCAAAGCAGCCGCACTCGACCTACGGCACGTATCCCAGTGCGGGCCACCACCCCACCATCTGCTCCACCAGCTCCCTGCCCCGCTCTGCGCCCGCCACCCTGGCCTGGCAGCGTTCGCCCCCGACCTCCAGGTCGGCCTCCCAACAGATCCAGCAGCGGATCTCTGTGCCCCCCAGCCCCTCTTCCCAGGTGGTGTCCCCCATGTTCCCCGGGGAGAGGCCCGACCCCCCTCTGGCAGCCGCCGTGCGCCCCTTTGTAACAGACCGGGGCGCCCGGCCACAGTCGCCCCGCAAGGGCCCGGCCACCATGAACTCGAGCTCCATCTACCACATGTACCTGCAGCCGGCGGCTAAGGGctaccccagcagcagcagaccgGCAGTGAGGGCTG TCTATGGAAAGCCTGTCCTGCCCTCCAGCTCtacttccccctcccccattcccTTCCAGCACCAGAGCAGTCGAGATGAGCCAGATGCCGAGGGTTCCCCCCTACCTCCGCCCAGCGTGGAGAACATCCCTCGTCCCCTCAGCCCCACCAAGCTCACGCCCGTGGCCCACTCCCCAATGCGTTACCAGAGCGACGCCGACCTGGAGGTGCTCCGCAGGAAGCTGGTTAACGCTCCGCGCCCGCTGAAGAAGCGCAGCTCCATCACTGAGCCGGAGGGCCCCGCTGGCCCTAACATCCAGAAGCTTCTGTACCAGCGGTTCAATACGTTAGCCGGGGGCATGGAGGGAAGTGCGGTGGGCACTCCGTTCTACCAGCCAGACAGCCCGTTGAGCTACATGGGCCCGCCGATGATCCTGAGCGAGGACGACTCCACCAATGGGAACGCGCCAGTTCCCGACAGCCTGGCGATGATGCCACCTGCTGTCGAGGTGCCAACACATGACGCCCCTCTGCCTCCGCCGTCCAGGTCTCCTCCGTCTTCAGATGCCAACGAGAACAGGCTGGCGCATCCCAGCATCAACACGATACCCAGTGCTCAGATCGCTGATGCCCAGCCCTCCCCTCAGATGTCTAGACTGGCACTGGACACCACAGaggacaacagcaacaacaaccaccGCCACCAGCCAGGCCCCACAAATGCCCATAGTAGCCCAGTACCAGAGGCCTGCACCCCCCCTGCAGTGCCTGAAGTGCAGCCTCAACCCAGCACACCCCCAAGCCCATCG gcCAAACGGACCAATCTGAAGAAGCCGGGTTCCGAGCGAACGGGTCACGGGCTGAGGGTGAAGTTTAACCCACTGGCTCTGCTGCTGGATGCCTCCCTGGAGGGAGAGTTTGACCTGGTGCAGAGGATCATCTATGAG GTGCGTAATCCAAGCACACCCAACGATGAGGGCATCACTCCACTCCATAACGCCGTGTGCGCGGGGCACCATCACATCGTTAAGTTCCTGCTGGACTTCGGCGTAAACGTCAATGCAGCCGACAGTGATGGATG gACCCCTCTGCACTGCGCTGCCTCCTGTAACAGCGTCCATCTCTGCAAACTGCTGGTGGAATCGGGGGCGGCCATCTTTGCCACGACCATCAGCGATGTGGAGACGGCCGCAGACAagtgtgaggagatggaggagggatatATTCAGTGCTCCCAGTTCCTCTACG gTGTGCAAGAGAAGTTGGGGGTGATGAACAAGGGGTCTGTCTACGCTCTGTGGGATTACGAGGCGCAGTCGGGCGATGAGCTCTGCTTCCACGAGGGAGATGCCCTCACCGTGCTGCGTCGCCGCGACGACAGCGAGACGGAGTGGTGGTGGGCACGGCTGAACGATAAGGAGGGATACGTGCCACGCAACCTGCTAGGG TTGTATCCCAGGATCAAGCCCAGGCAGCGCTCTTTGGCATAG
- the sdsl gene encoding serine dehydratase-like has product MSNPEGFHINTPLLESMTMSKRAGTTVLLKMESSQPSGSFKIRGIGHLCQKVTQSGSKGVVCASGGNAGMATAYAARKLGIPATIVIPTSSPEIVVQKLKDQGAVVKIVGKVWDDANAEALRLVESESLTFVPPFDHPLLWQGHASIVQELKASLPEKPGAIVLSVGGGGLLCGVVEGLKEVGWENVPVLCMETVGADCFNAAIKAGKLVTLPDITSEAKCLGAKTVCRQAFDYSEEARLISEVVTDLEALEAVELFLDEERVLVEMACGAALAAVYSGLIQRLQGEGRLPRPLGPLVVIVCGGSSVDMAQLTHLKTVLRR; this is encoded by the exons ATGTCGAATCCAGAGGGCTTTCATATCAACACACCACTTCTTGAGAGTATGACCATGTCTAAACGGGCGGGGACCACTGTGCTTTTGAAAATGGAAAGTTCACAACCCTCCGGCTCCTTTAAAATCCGCGGTATCGGACACCTGTGCCAAAAG GTCACCCAGTCGGGATCTAAAGGAGTTGTTTGTGCTTCAG GTGGAAATGCTGGCATGGCTACAGCCTATGCAGCACGTAAACTTGGCATCCCAGCAACCATTGTTATACCGACATCATCACCAGAGATTGTGGTTCAGAAATTGAAGGATCAGGGGGCAGTAGTGAAAATAGTGGGCAAG GTTTGGGATGATGCGAATGCTGAGGCTTTGCGTCTAGTTGAATCTGAGAGTCTGACATTCGTGCCTCCGTTTGACCACCCCCTGCTCTG GCAAGGTCATGCAAGTATAGTGCAGGAGTTAAAGGCCTCCCTACCAGAGAAGCCTGGGGCTATAGTTTTGTctgtaggaggaggaggcctgTTGTGCGGGGTGGTGGAGGGCCTGAAAGAGGTGGGGTGGGAGAATGTGCCGGTGCTCTGTATGGAGACTGTAGGAGCAGACTGCTTCAATGCTGCTATCAAGGCTGGGAAGCTGGTCACTCTGCCTGACATCACAAG CGAAGCTAAATGTTTGGGCGCTAAGACAGTGTGCAGGCAGGCGTTCGACTACAGCGAGGAGGCCAGGCTGATCTCTGAGGTGGTGACGGACCTGGAAGCACTGGAGGCAGTGGAACTGTTCTTGG atGAGGAGCGTGTGTTAGTGGAGATGGCGTGTGGAGCTGCCCTGGCTGCAGTGTACAGCGGTCTGATACAGAGGCTCCAGGGGGAGGGCAGGCTGCCCCGTCCGCTCGGCCCGCTGGTGGTGATCGTCTGCGGGGGCAGCAGCGTTGACATGGCCCAGCTCACGCACCTGAAGACTGTGCTGCGCCGCTGA